The DNA segment agtactgtttattgtgtcataaactcataacctaacgataggaattgccAACccgtgtccgaattaagcggagaattgtccgaattaacgggagttttttacattcaatttttacttttgttccgttcccgagcattttggccgaataaagcggttgtccgggttatccggtgtccgaattaagcggattcgactgtactTCGTTGCATGGTTATAAAACGAAACTACTAATCAGCAGATCCAATGAACAAGACTTAAGATTAGGCCTATGTATTATATAAAAGAAATCACGTTAATTTACAAACAGTTTGATATCAATAGCGTGATCACTTTATCTGAAAAGTTCTCTAATTTATCAGGAtgtaaattgaaataaaaagataATATTAGTCTTACTGTCATATGCTCACGAAGCAAACCAGCACCGCCACTTCAAATGATCATATGGTCAATTATGACGTGTAGGGCCACAAGACGTCGCTTGACGTGTTCTACCTAGTCAGATGCCAAGTATAGCCTCGGGCAATTACAAAAACTCTCATTGAATTTTTGGACAAGAACTCGACCGTTTTATATGACTGTATCTGAATAGAAGTAATCCATGCCTATCATTTCGTAAACAACTTTACGTCATGTTAAACTGAGAAAAGGAGAGAATATTGTGATAAGTTACTGAAAAGCTGCAGTTTTCAAGTATTTCTAGGTTAAATTACAGTCCAAAAACAGCATATAGTAAGAATTTTGATGTCGAGGTGCAgtacttttaaaatgttggTTAATCTTTCGCTTGCTTGTGAAAGCAGACAAATGACTGACGTTGGCCATCGGAGAGCCAACAGCAAGGAGTTAAAATTCTTGATTAAACTCGTTTTCCCTTATTCAGGTGTTTATCTCATCTGATTCTGAAGCGTTTCCCTCACTGTAAAATACTGATTAATCACtacattttattatttgattcGCACAAAACCCCGTTACACAAATTACGCCTATCATACAGATGTACagaagtagcctactgtacTTTATTTACAATATTATGCGATAGACCTACAGCATATTGGCTTATACCAAGTGTGTAGGTTCACGACATGATCTATCTAAGTCAGACCTATATATGAGTAATGTAAATTAGTCTACTGATATACTGTGAAATATATCCCAGTATAATGTGCGGTCTATAAATGGAAGTGATATGCTGCAGTTTGTGCGCGAAATATCCATTACAGGAGTAGGTGAGATATTTATCATAGAATCGTTTCAGAGTATAGTATTCCGATTAAGATGGAATGAAACGATTGCGTGGTGAATAAACTGGTATTTTTTGATAAGTTCATTGTCTCTAATACTCCCGGTTTTCTTTAGAAGAGATAAGCGCTTGAAATGCAAATTTGCTTCTACTGGTAATACTTTTTGCTGGGAACCTTATATCTTGCTTTAGGTATCTGCTTACTGTGTGAGTGTGCATCTTATGAAAGAATTATGTCGAAAAAAACATCGCGATGTAAGTATATTAACTGAGTATAATACTGCAAATATCTGATACATAGTTACTAGTTAGTATGTAGTACGAAAATAATCACGACAGGGAACCAAATAAGCGAATAACTAATGCGCTAAAAACGCTtggcttttattttataactaCTGGATTTTGAAACTGAAAAGTCGATTGCAGTCGTTGTTATTAATTGTTATGTTTTGCTTAAACCTATATTTTAATGTTGTAAtgacaataataataattcttAATAATCCCCCTCTAAGTTTCCTTgaaccttttattgcttttatacAAGTTTTTGGCTGTCACTAGACTCACTATTATACCAAAAAGGCGTTGTCTCCGTTGTTGATTAATTTGAATGTCCTACAGAAACCTACTATCCATATCTAACTTTAATCTAACCCCACAGAACTAAAATGAACTTTTTGCCTGCTCTTTATTTTACAATGTAAACACCTATATATCTTTAaaaacaggctgcgtgacgtGAAATAGTGACTTCCATGTTTTTTACTTGCAAGATCAATGTGGAACCGGATCCAAGTTTGAGATTATGAAAGTGCCAGAAGGAATCGATGTGAACTGTGGTGGGAGCTGGATTGTAAATATAGGGACCAAATGCAAAGTGTCATGCGGCACTGGAACTCCCAACTACTCTGAATTAACATGCAAAACTTCTGGTTGGCGACCAACGAAAGAGATTAAATGTGAAGGTGAGTATAGCTGGTTACTTTTTATGTATAACTTgctgtaggctatatatatttaatatttacgaAGTTGCCAAGTCATTTAGATAAAGAAGAGATAACAGCCAACGTTTCATATATACGTCATCTTATACGACTAACACCAGGGTTGAATTTGACTGCTTATTTTCTGGCCCTTTATTTAGCTGTAGTGAGCTTTAGAGTTATACTCATTAAAGATGTGTGTGCGATGACTATTTAGCCACTTACATTAATTTACTTTGCTTGCGTTGTCAAATTTGGAATTACAGACCTTCAGACAAATATACGGAAAGCAAttggttttgttgttgtattttgtCATACTCTTAACTTGATAATATGCTGCTGAAATATTACTGCTGCTTGTTTTCGGGTGTAACTTACAACTTCACGCCCTTCGATATAAGTATATTGATGTAATATCTATCACAGTGTAACGGATTCATTTTATAAATCGCCTAACGGTGTTGTCAGACTTTCTGCAAGTAAGCGATTGATATTGGCCTACAGCCCTATACAATTCAAGACaattacaagaaaaattttagatatggcaaaaatatatatatataggctacagtaTTACTTTGTCAATAACCCCGAAACTCATTTAATTTCATCGCAGCTTTCTAATTGACAGGGGTCGAACCTGGAGTTATCATAGGGGTTCTAATTGGAGGGCTTGCCGTTGTCATTTTAATTGCTTTTGGATACGCCAAATACAAACAACGAATAAAAGCTAAAAACGGAACCGTTAACAACTCATCGGCAATAAGAGCTGCAAAACTCAACCAAATTAACAGGTAAATTCCGAAAGtttaacattaaaataaagttcaAAAAACAATGGAACTGTGTATTTTGTTATTGGTTTAATTTAGACTAATTAAGTATCGTTATTCTTATATACTTTTTAAGTATGAAAACATATGCTTTATTGCAATGTCCTATATTACGCAAATTATAACATAATAAtgtaaattactgtatatccTAGACCTATCATATAATATAAAGTATATCCTTTAttttagatttattttttaaaatggtCATAaccaaatgaaacaaatgcatttataaaGTGTCCTAGAAgatttatttgaaacaaaaaccatTCCCTTGTTtaaattcaattattttcAAGACGACCTGGTCGAACTGGAGGAGTAATAGTCGGGGCAGATACGCCAAATCAAGGCTATGATCGTCCAGACAGAGACAGACAAATCGGAGAAAGAGACTCCCGAGGCTCCGGACCGCGAAGGAGCAATCGTTCAGTAAGTagatatttataaaatggGTTTTGGTTTATAAAGTCCAGTGGCTCATATTATAGAAAACTGGAGTTGgaattaacatttttatgtttccgTGAATAAAAGCTGTAGTAATCATAATTTACTCAATCATTTGAtaacgaaatgtttaatttaatttaatttagtgGGTACTCAGGAGCTTTCTTTAGCGACtactactttttttaattcggAAAGCTTGTTATACTGCTGATTTCAGAGCAGTGCCAAATTCATGTTAAACGAGAAGTGTATCAAAAAcgtaaactttaaaaaatttaca comes from the Clavelina lepadiformis chromosome 5, kaClaLepa1.1, whole genome shotgun sequence genome and includes:
- the LOC143460519 gene encoding uncharacterized protein LOC143460519 isoform X1, with the translated sequence MSKKTSRYQCGTGSKFEIMKVPEGIDVNCGGSWIVNIGTKCKVSCGTGTPNYSELTCKTSGWRPTKEIKCEGVEPGVIIGVLIGGLAVVILIAFGYAKYKQRIKAKNGTVNNSSAIRAAKLNQINRRPGRTGGVIVGADTPNQGYDRPDRDRQIGERDSRGSGPRRSNRSSRNGSEPGSDNGQLASKAKFGGYGKPSIPQQNYGGRGHVADVQTSHNRGYRFNNYQGGALEDIPPPANPPPYNGYYQQSQPVSYGYPSAPQDPSVGYGAFPQSGQYPPSRDLGSRPYRVPT
- the LOC143460519 gene encoding uncharacterized protein LOC143460519 isoform X2, with the translated sequence MKVPEGIDVNCGGSWIVNIGTKCKVSCGTGTPNYSELTCKTSGWRPTKEIKCEGVEPGVIIGVLIGGLAVVILIAFGYAKYKQRIKAKNGTVNNSSAIRAAKLNQINRRPGRTGGVIVGADTPNQGYDRPDRDRQIGERDSRGSGPRRSNRSSRNGSEPGSDNGQLASKAKFGGYGKPSIPQQNYGGRGHVADVQTSHNRGYRFNNYQGGALEDIPPPANPPPYNGYYQQSQPVSYGYPSAPQDPSVGYGAFPQSGQYPPSRDLGSRPYRVPT